A window of Rhodococcus sp. SGAir0479 contains these coding sequences:
- the nirB gene encoding nitrite reductase large subunit NirB — MSGRTAIVIGHGMVGHRFVEALRARDDAGSWTVTVLCEEDVPAYDRVALSSYVGTWDVRELALAGNDFADDPIVDLRVGVRADSVDRDSRTVTTSTGETLHYDALVLATGSYPFVPPVPGHEHGLCFVYRTPSDLDGIRGRAEAAERGAAGVVVGGGLLGLEAANALRQLGMTPHVVEHNARLMPLQIDDGGGAVLARLVTDLGLVVHTGTGIASITDGPAGVRVELSDGAVIDAALLVFSAGVRPRDQLARDAGLAVAERGGILTDSGCVTSDPAVFAVGECAAVEGRCYGLVAPGYTTAEVVADRLLGGDAVFPGADLSTKLKLLGVDVASFGDVHATTPGALEVVLSDAAKGTYAKLVVSDDARTLLGGILVGDASAYGSLRPLVGRELPGDPAALISPAGEKPGAGALPDDAQVCSCNAVTKGEICAAVADGACDVAAVKSCTGAGTTCGGCLPTVKALLAASGVELSKALCEHFTRSRAELFEIVRATGTRTFSGLIAQYGTGTGCDICKPVVASILASTSSEHILDGEQASLQDTNDHFLANIQRNGTYSVVPRMPGGECTPEQLITIGEIARDYGLYLKVTGGQRIDLFGARVEQLPEIWRRLVDVGMESGQAYGKSLRTVKSCVGSTWCRYGVQDSVGMAVRLENRYRGLRAPHKIKFGVSGCARECAEARGKDVGVIATESGWNLYVGGNGGQSPRNAQLLASGLDDETLIRYIDRYLVFYVRTADRLQRTAPWVESLDGGLEHLKAVVCDDSLGIAADLEAAMAEHVAGYRDEWAGVLDDPDKLSRFVSFVNAPDVPDPTVRFDDSGPRKVPVLMGLPAVPDRGPKVSSRR, encoded by the coding sequence ATGAGCGGACGGACCGCGATCGTGATCGGACACGGCATGGTGGGGCACCGGTTCGTCGAGGCGCTGCGGGCGCGCGACGACGCCGGGAGCTGGACGGTGACCGTGTTGTGCGAGGAGGACGTGCCCGCGTACGACCGGGTGGCGCTGTCGTCGTACGTGGGCACGTGGGACGTCCGCGAACTCGCTTTGGCGGGCAACGACTTCGCCGACGACCCGATCGTCGACCTGCGGGTGGGCGTCCGCGCCGACTCCGTCGACCGTGACAGCCGCACGGTGACGACGTCGACGGGCGAGACGCTGCACTACGACGCCCTGGTCCTCGCCACCGGGTCGTATCCCTTCGTTCCGCCGGTGCCCGGGCACGAGCACGGCCTGTGCTTCGTCTACCGGACCCCGTCCGATCTCGACGGCATCCGCGGCCGGGCCGAGGCCGCGGAGCGGGGCGCGGCCGGCGTCGTGGTGGGCGGCGGGCTGCTGGGTCTCGAGGCCGCCAACGCGCTCCGGCAACTGGGCATGACGCCGCACGTCGTCGAGCACAATGCCCGGCTCATGCCGCTGCAGATCGACGACGGGGGCGGCGCGGTACTCGCACGGCTCGTCACCGACCTCGGGCTCGTCGTCCACACCGGCACCGGTATCGCGTCGATCACCGACGGCCCGGCCGGTGTGCGCGTGGAACTGTCCGACGGCGCGGTGATCGACGCGGCCCTGCTGGTGTTCTCGGCGGGGGTGCGTCCACGCGACCAGCTGGCTCGCGACGCCGGGCTCGCGGTCGCCGAACGAGGGGGCATCCTCACCGACAGTGGTTGTGTCACCTCCGATCCCGCGGTGTTCGCGGTGGGGGAGTGCGCCGCCGTCGAGGGACGGTGCTACGGACTGGTCGCGCCCGGGTACACCACCGCGGAGGTGGTGGCCGACCGGTTGCTGGGCGGCGACGCGGTGTTCCCGGGCGCCGACCTGTCCACCAAGCTCAAGTTGCTGGGCGTGGACGTCGCCAGCTTCGGGGACGTGCACGCCACCACACCCGGCGCCCTGGAGGTGGTGCTCAGTGACGCCGCGAAGGGCACGTACGCCAAGCTCGTGGTCTCCGACGACGCGAGGACGCTGCTCGGCGGCATCCTCGTCGGCGACGCGAGCGCGTACGGGTCGCTGCGCCCGCTCGTCGGACGTGAGCTGCCCGGCGACCCGGCGGCGCTGATCTCCCCGGCCGGCGAGAAGCCCGGCGCGGGTGCGCTTCCCGACGACGCGCAGGTCTGTTCGTGCAACGCCGTCACCAAGGGCGAGATCTGCGCCGCCGTCGCGGACGGCGCGTGCGATGTGGCCGCGGTCAAGTCCTGCACCGGAGCGGGCACGACGTGCGGCGGCTGCCTGCCGACCGTCAAGGCCCTGCTCGCGGCGTCGGGTGTGGAACTGTCTAAGGCGCTGTGCGAGCACTTCACCCGGTCCCGCGCCGAACTGTTCGAGATCGTCCGGGCCACCGGGACCCGCACGTTCTCCGGGCTCATCGCGCAGTACGGCACCGGAACCGGTTGCGACATCTGCAAACCCGTCGTCGCGTCGATCCTGGCGTCCACGTCGTCCGAGCACATCCTCGACGGCGAACAGGCGTCGCTGCAGGACACCAACGACCACTTCCTCGCCAACATCCAGCGCAACGGGACGTACTCGGTGGTGCCGCGGATGCCGGGGGGCGAGTGCACACCCGAGCAGCTCATCACGATCGGCGAGATCGCCCGCGACTACGGGCTCTACCTCAAGGTCACCGGTGGCCAGCGCATCGATCTGTTCGGCGCCCGCGTGGAGCAGCTGCCGGAGATCTGGCGGCGCCTGGTCGACGTCGGCATGGAATCCGGCCAGGCGTACGGGAAGTCGCTCCGCACCGTGAAGAGCTGTGTGGGGTCCACGTGGTGCCGGTACGGCGTCCAGGACTCGGTGGGCATGGCGGTGCGCCTCGAGAACCGCTACCGCGGTCTGCGGGCGCCGCACAAGATCAAGTTCGGGGTGTCCGGGTGCGCGCGTGAGTGCGCCGAGGCCCGCGGCAAGGACGTCGGCGTCATCGCGACCGAGAGCGGCTGGAACCTCTACGTCGGCGGCAACGGCGGCCAGAGCCCCCGGAACGCGCAGCTCCTCGCGAGCGGGCTGGACGACGAGACCCTGATCCGGTACATCGACCGGTACCTCGTGTTCTACGTCCGCACCGCCGATCGGTTGCAGCGCACCGCGCCGTGGGTGGAATCGCTGGACGGCGGACTCGAGCACCTGAAGGCCGTGGTGTGCGACGACAGCCTCGGGATCGCGGCGGACCTCGAGGCCGCCATGGCCGAGCACGTCGCCGGTTACCGCGACGAGTGGGCCGGTGTGCTCGACGATCCGGACAAGCTCTCGCGGTTCGTGTCCTTCGTCAACGCCCCGGACGTGCCCGACCCGACGGTGCGGTTCGACGACTCGGGCCCGCGCAAGGTGCCGGTCCTGATGGGTCTTCCGGCCGTTCCGGACCGCGGACCGAAAGTCTCCTCGCGCCGGTAA
- a CDS encoding FAD-dependent oxidoreductase, with protein sequence MTRRVVIVGNGMAGARLAEELRRRERDPLRLEIVVLGAEPRAAYNRILLSNVLAGGLTVRDTRLRPDDWWVRNHIDVRVGVRVTAIDTDARTVRGDDGTEVSYDEVVLATGSTAFVPPVDGMRADDGRVVAFRTAADCDRIAAAAEPGCRAVVLGGGLLGLEAARGLLLRGADVTVVHPRAVPMERQLDDDGGRVLTRVLTGLGVRTMLGRRAVAMRDTPSGRLLDLDDGAALPVDLVVLTAGIRPATDLARAAGIAVDHGIVVDDALHTSAAHVWAIGECAQHRGQVYGLVQPGWEQADVVADRITGADPCAEYHGTPPVTRLKAHDIDLASMGDVSAQLHDPDRDVLVLADPSRARYAKLVVAGDRIVGAVLLGCPDAVGTITQLFDAQLPVPGDRMALLTGRGSTPADTVTPAGMPGNAVICRCNSVTKSNLTTAWRAGARSVSALATATRATTGCGGCSAAVDGICEWLRTTDPQTEHHEGTTQSARKEGAA encoded by the coding sequence GTGACGCGGCGCGTGGTGATCGTCGGCAACGGCATGGCCGGCGCCCGGCTGGCGGAGGAGTTGCGGCGGCGCGAACGCGATCCGCTGCGGCTCGAGATCGTGGTCCTCGGGGCGGAGCCGCGGGCGGCGTACAACCGGATCCTGTTGTCGAACGTGCTGGCGGGCGGCCTCACCGTTCGCGACACCCGGCTGCGCCCCGACGACTGGTGGGTCCGCAACCACATCGATGTCCGTGTCGGCGTGCGGGTGACGGCGATCGACACCGACGCCCGGACGGTCCGCGGTGACGACGGCACCGAGGTGTCCTACGACGAGGTGGTGCTGGCGACCGGCAGCACCGCGTTCGTGCCGCCCGTCGACGGCATGCGGGCCGACGACGGGCGCGTGGTCGCGTTCCGCACCGCCGCGGACTGCGACCGGATCGCCGCCGCGGCCGAACCGGGTTGCCGGGCAGTGGTACTCGGCGGGGGCCTGCTGGGTCTCGAGGCCGCGCGGGGGTTGCTGCTGCGCGGCGCCGACGTCACCGTGGTGCATCCCAGGGCCGTACCGATGGAGCGCCAGCTCGACGACGACGGCGGGCGCGTCCTCACACGCGTCCTGACGGGCCTGGGGGTGCGCACGATGCTGGGGCGCCGCGCCGTCGCGATGCGCGACACCCCGAGCGGACGGCTGCTCGATCTCGACGACGGTGCCGCGCTGCCGGTCGATCTGGTGGTGCTCACCGCCGGGATCCGGCCGGCCACCGACCTGGCCCGCGCGGCCGGGATCGCGGTCGACCACGGCATCGTCGTGGACGACGCGCTGCACACGAGCGCCGCACACGTGTGGGCGATCGGGGAGTGCGCACAGCACCGCGGACAGGTGTACGGGCTGGTGCAGCCGGGCTGGGAGCAGGCGGATGTCGTCGCCGACCGGATCACCGGCGCGGATCCGTGCGCCGAGTACCACGGGACCCCACCGGTGACGCGGCTCAAGGCCCACGACATCGATCTCGCGTCGATGGGGGACGTGAGCGCGCAGCTGCACGACCCGGACCGGGACGTGCTGGTCCTCGCCGATCCGTCCCGGGCCCGGTACGCCAAGCTGGTCGTCGCCGGGGACCGGATCGTGGGCGCCGTGCTGCTCGGCTGCCCGGACGCGGTCGGCACGATCACCCAGTTGTTCGACGCGCAACTGCCGGTGCCGGGCGACCGGATGGCGCTGTTGACCGGCCGCGGCAGCACGCCGGCCGACACCGTCACTCCGGCCGGCATGCCCGGCAACGCGGTGATCTGCCGCTGCAACTCGGTGACCAAATCGAATCTGACGACCGCGTGGCGCGCAGGCGCCCGGTCGGTGTCCGCGCTCGCGACGGCCACCCGCGCGACGACGGGCTGCGGCGGGTGCAGTGCGGCGGTGGACGGCATCTGCGAGTGGCTGCGGACGACCGATCCACAGACCGAACACCACGAAGGCACAACACAATCGGCCCGGAAGGAAGGTGCGGCATGA
- a CDS encoding molybdopterin oxidoreductase family protein, producing the protein MTTAARTETHCPYCGLQCAMSLTPSGAAGARGPLSVTGRQFPTNRGGLCQKGWTSTELLRHPDRLTTPLVRVRGRLQPTTWADALDRVADGFRAVQDRGGKDAVAVFGGGGLTNEKAYQLGKFARVALGTSNIDYNGRFCMSSAAAAGIRAFGLDRGLPFPVADLTGAEAVLLVGGNVAETMPPLLGHLGAAVDAGGLIVVDPRRTATAERALAGGGLHLQLAPGTDLPLALGMLHLAVTEGHLDRDYIETRTTGFDDAWLAAAQWWPERTERVTGVPVAAQRRAVEILSRSRRSDTGAYVLTARGTEQHATGTDTVSSWIGLALALGLPGRRGSGYGAVTGQGNGQGGREHGQKADQLPGYRKITDPAAREHVARVWGIDAAELPGPGRSAYELLDALGRPDGPRALLVHGANLAVSAPRAGHVVDRLRALELLVVCDFLLSETAAMADVVLPVLQWAEEEGTMTSLEGRVLRRRRAVEPPAGARSELEVWRELAIRLGRPADWFPADPRIVFDELRRASAGGAADYAGVTYDRLDAGQALHWPVPDVTHPGTPRLFLQRFATDDGRARFSAVEHRGPAEVTDAEFPLVATTGRVLAHYQSGAQTRRVAELASAAGPMFVQVHPDTAARAGVRDGDDAVVVGRRGRVAAAVRCDESMRLDTVFLPFHFAGDARANLLTNPALDPTSRMPEFKVCAVRVEAAGEVNP; encoded by the coding sequence GTGACCACGGCGGCGCGCACCGAGACCCACTGCCCGTACTGCGGACTGCAGTGCGCGATGAGCCTCACCCCGAGCGGCGCCGCGGGAGCGCGCGGCCCCCTGAGCGTCACCGGCCGGCAGTTCCCGACCAACCGCGGCGGGCTGTGCCAGAAGGGGTGGACCAGCACCGAACTGCTGCGGCACCCGGACCGGCTCACCACGCCGCTCGTCCGAGTCCGCGGTCGCCTGCAACCGACGACGTGGGCGGACGCGTTGGACCGAGTTGCGGACGGATTCCGGGCCGTGCAGGACCGGGGCGGGAAGGACGCGGTCGCCGTCTTCGGCGGCGGTGGGCTCACCAACGAAAAGGCCTACCAGCTCGGCAAGTTCGCGCGGGTGGCGCTGGGCACGTCGAACATCGACTACAACGGCCGGTTCTGTATGTCGTCGGCCGCGGCCGCGGGCATCCGCGCGTTCGGCCTCGACCGCGGCCTGCCGTTCCCGGTGGCGGATCTGACGGGGGCCGAGGCGGTCCTGCTGGTCGGCGGCAACGTCGCCGAGACGATGCCGCCGCTGCTGGGGCACCTGGGTGCCGCGGTGGACGCGGGCGGCCTGATCGTCGTCGACCCGCGGCGTACCGCGACGGCGGAGCGGGCCCTCGCCGGTGGCGGACTGCACCTGCAGCTCGCCCCCGGCACGGATCTGCCGCTCGCGCTGGGCATGTTGCACCTGGCGGTCACCGAGGGGCACCTCGATCGGGACTACATCGAGACGCGGACCACCGGATTCGACGACGCCTGGCTCGCCGCGGCGCAGTGGTGGCCCGAACGCACCGAACGCGTCACCGGGGTGCCGGTGGCGGCGCAGCGGCGGGCCGTGGAGATCCTGTCCCGGTCCCGACGCTCGGACACCGGTGCGTACGTGCTCACCGCGCGCGGCACCGAGCAGCACGCGACCGGCACCGACACCGTCTCGTCCTGGATCGGGCTGGCGCTGGCGCTGGGCCTACCCGGACGTCGGGGCAGCGGTTACGGCGCCGTCACCGGACAGGGCAACGGGCAGGGCGGGCGCGAGCACGGGCAGAAGGCCGATCAGCTGCCCGGCTACCGCAAGATCACCGATCCGGCTGCGCGCGAACACGTTGCGCGGGTGTGGGGGATCGACGCCGCCGAACTGCCGGGCCCCGGCCGCAGCGCGTACGAACTGCTCGACGCGCTCGGCCGCCCCGACGGGCCGCGGGCGTTGCTGGTGCACGGCGCCAATCTGGCGGTGTCGGCGCCGCGCGCCGGCCACGTCGTGGACCGGTTGCGCGCGCTGGAGTTGTTGGTGGTGTGCGACTTCCTGCTCTCGGAGACCGCCGCGATGGCCGACGTGGTGCTGCCGGTGCTGCAGTGGGCCGAGGAGGAAGGCACCATGACGAGCCTCGAGGGACGCGTCCTGCGGCGGCGCCGGGCGGTGGAACCGCCGGCCGGTGCGCGCAGCGAACTCGAGGTATGGCGTGAGTTGGCGATCCGCCTCGGCCGGCCCGCCGACTGGTTCCCGGCAGACCCGCGGATCGTGTTCGACGAACTGCGCCGCGCGTCCGCCGGCGGCGCCGCCGACTACGCGGGCGTCACGTACGACCGCCTCGACGCAGGGCAGGCGCTGCACTGGCCGGTCCCGGACGTCACGCACCCGGGGACACCGCGCCTGTTCCTGCAGCGATTCGCGACCGACGACGGCCGCGCGCGATTCAGCGCCGTCGAGCACCGCGGCCCCGCGGAGGTGACCGACGCGGAGTTCCCGCTCGTCGCGACGACGGGACGCGTACTGGCGCACTACCAGTCGGGCGCCCAGACCCGCCGGGTCGCGGAACTGGCGTCGGCTGCCGGCCCGATGTTCGTCCAGGTGCATCCGGACACCGCGGCGCGGGCGGGGGTGCGCGACGGTGACGACGCGGTGGTGGTCGGGCGGCGCGGCCGGGTCGCGGCCGCGGTGCGATGCGACGAGTCGATGCGGCTCGACACGGTGTTCCTGCCGTTCCACTTCGCCGGGGACGCCCGCGCGAACCTGCTCACCAATCCCGCACTCGATCCGACGAGCCGGATGCCGGAATTCAAGGTGTGCGCGGTCCGGGTGGAGGCGGCCGGGGAGGTGAACCCGTGA
- a CDS encoding MFS transporter: protein MRGHHIERWDAEDVAAWEAGGKAIARRNLAWSVLAEHVGFSIWSIWSVMVLFMPTDVFGIDAAGKFFLVAVPTLVGSVLRIPYTVATARFGGRNWTIFSALVLLVPTLLTLWFVMHPGTSYTTFLLVAATAGVGGGNFASSMANINAFYPQRLKGWALGLNAGGGNIGVPVIQLVGLLVIATVGNTAPYLVCAVYLVLIAVAAVGAALFMDNLGNQKADLRSMIEALRVRDSWIVSFLYIGTFGSFIGFSFAFGQVLQINFLAGGDTAAQAALHAAQIAFLGPLLGSIARPLGGRLADRIGGGRITLWTFAAMVAAAAILVAAGTVDDTTPGAATGATMTALVIGFVALFVLSGLGNGSVYKMIPSIFETRSRALHGLDADARAAWSRNMSGALIGFAGAIGGLGGVGINLVLRASYSSPAKSATMAFWVFLGFYVVCAAVTWLVFVRRADGAGVDRGAAQATAVPS, encoded by the coding sequence GTGCGGGGACACCACATCGAGCGCTGGGACGCCGAGGACGTCGCCGCCTGGGAGGCCGGCGGTAAGGCGATCGCCCGGCGCAATCTCGCCTGGTCGGTGCTGGCCGAGCACGTGGGCTTCTCGATCTGGTCGATCTGGTCGGTGATGGTGCTGTTCATGCCCACGGACGTGTTCGGCATCGACGCGGCCGGCAAGTTCTTCCTGGTTGCGGTCCCCACGCTCGTCGGATCGGTGCTGCGCATTCCGTACACCGTGGCGACGGCTCGCTTCGGCGGCCGCAACTGGACGATCTTCAGCGCGCTGGTGCTGCTGGTCCCGACACTGCTGACGCTGTGGTTCGTCATGCACCCGGGCACGTCGTACACGACGTTCCTGCTCGTGGCCGCGACGGCCGGCGTGGGCGGCGGCAACTTCGCGTCGTCGATGGCCAACATCAACGCGTTCTATCCGCAGCGACTCAAGGGATGGGCGCTGGGGCTCAACGCCGGCGGCGGCAACATCGGCGTGCCGGTGATCCAGTTGGTGGGCCTGCTCGTGATCGCCACGGTGGGCAACACCGCTCCGTACCTGGTGTGCGCCGTCTACCTCGTGCTCATCGCGGTCGCGGCCGTGGGTGCGGCACTGTTCATGGACAACCTCGGGAACCAGAAGGCCGACCTGCGTTCGATGATCGAGGCGCTCCGGGTCCGCGACTCGTGGATCGTCAGTTTCCTCTACATCGGGACGTTCGGGTCGTTCATCGGGTTCAGCTTCGCGTTCGGTCAGGTGCTGCAGATCAACTTCCTGGCGGGCGGCGACACCGCCGCGCAGGCCGCGCTGCACGCCGCGCAGATCGCGTTCCTGGGACCGCTGCTCGGCTCGATCGCCCGGCCGCTCGGCGGCAGGCTCGCCGACCGCATCGGGGGCGGGCGCATCACGCTGTGGACCTTCGCGGCCATGGTGGCGGCCGCCGCGATTCTCGTGGCCGCCGGCACTGTGGACGACACCACCCCGGGCGCGGCCACCGGCGCCACCATGACCGCACTGGTGATCGGTTTCGTGGCGCTGTTCGTGCTCTCGGGTCTCGGCAACGGGTCGGTGTACAAGATGATCCCGTCGATCTTCGAGACCCGCTCGCGCGCCCTGCACGGACTCGACGCGGACGCCCGCGCGGCCTGGTCCCGCAACATGTCCGGCGCGCTCATCGGGTTCGCGGGCGCGATCGGCGGTCTCGGCGGTGTGGGCATCAACCTCGTGCTGCGGGCGTCGTACAGCAGTCCGGCCAAGTCGGCCACCATGGCGTTCTGGGTGTTCCTCGGGTTCTACGTGGTGTGCGCCGCCGTCACCTGGCTGGTGTTCGTCCGCCGGGCGGACGGCGCCGGGGTGGACCGCGGCGCCGCACAGGCGACGGCGGTGCCCTCGTGA
- a CDS encoding CynX/NimT family MFS transporter, with protein sequence MTVTASTPTAAAGPTPLLKGRLLVFAAIAMSALTLRLAVTSFTPLAQQIGDDLHFSSTVVGVFGMVPTAMFAVFGLLTPAIARRLGLEWTALLGMLMAGIGMLTRAMVSDTWSLLALSALALGGMGIGNVVIPPLVKRYFGDRLALMSSIYITGVQIGTIVPATVAVPLADAFDWRVSIGVWSLLGFAAAAPWLMVLARGRSTDGAAVEAALPAESHAPGRPWRSPVGWGMAGMFGMTSLITYSMFTWIPKILTEAGASESFGGSMVAVFSFMGLIAAFAAPSVCARMRNPFPIVVGCAICYVVGFTGLFLAPMSLPVLWVIVIGLGPSTFPMSLTLINLRTRTHAGSAALSGFTQGIGYTVACVGPLLFGVLHESTGGWGAPFALLGVAVVVVLISAWAACKPRMLEDSWGASAS encoded by the coding sequence ATGACCGTGACCGCATCCACGCCGACTGCAGCCGCAGGACCCACGCCCCTGTTGAAGGGACGGCTGCTGGTGTTCGCGGCCATCGCGATGTCGGCGTTGACGCTGCGGCTGGCGGTCACGTCGTTCACCCCGCTCGCCCAGCAGATCGGCGACGACCTGCACTTCTCGTCCACCGTCGTCGGTGTGTTCGGGATGGTCCCGACGGCGATGTTCGCGGTGTTCGGTCTGCTCACCCCGGCCATCGCGCGGCGCCTCGGACTCGAGTGGACCGCGCTGCTGGGGATGCTCATGGCCGGAATCGGCATGCTCACCCGCGCGATGGTGTCGGACACGTGGTCGCTGCTGGCGCTGTCGGCGCTCGCACTCGGCGGCATGGGCATCGGCAACGTCGTGATTCCGCCACTGGTCAAGCGCTACTTCGGGGACCGGCTCGCGCTCATGAGCTCGATCTACATCACCGGCGTGCAGATCGGCACCATCGTGCCGGCGACGGTCGCGGTGCCGCTGGCCGACGCGTTCGACTGGCGGGTCTCCATCGGGGTCTGGTCGCTGCTCGGGTTCGCGGCGGCGGCGCCGTGGCTGATGGTGCTCGCGCGCGGGCGCAGCACCGACGGCGCGGCAGTCGAGGCCGCGCTGCCGGCGGAGTCGCACGCACCCGGACGTCCGTGGCGGTCGCCCGTCGGCTGGGGGATGGCCGGGATGTTCGGCATGACCTCGCTCATCACGTACTCGATGTTCACGTGGATCCCGAAGATCCTCACCGAGGCCGGGGCGAGCGAGTCGTTCGGCGGCAGCATGGTCGCGGTGTTCTCGTTCATGGGACTGATCGCCGCGTTCGCCGCGCCGAGCGTGTGCGCCCGGATGCGCAATCCGTTCCCCATCGTCGTCGGCTGCGCGATCTGCTACGTGGTGGGCTTCACGGGTCTGTTCCTGGCGCCCATGTCGCTGCCGGTGTTGTGGGTGATCGTGATCGGCCTGGGCCCGAGCACGTTCCCGATGTCGCTGACCCTCATCAACCTGCGCACCCGCACGCACGCCGGCTCGGCCGCGCTGTCCGGGTTCACCCAGGGCATCGGCTACACCGTCGCGTGCGTCGGCCCGCTGCTGTTCGGTGTGCTGCACGAGTCCACGGGCGGCTGGGGCGCCCCGTTCGCGCTGCTGGGTGTCGCGGTCGTCGTGGTGCTGATCTCCGCGTGGGCGGCGTGCAAGCCGCGCATGCTCGAGGACAGCTGGGGCGCGTCCGCGTCCTGA
- a CDS encoding FadR/GntR family transcriptional regulator, whose product MQPVRRSTLIAQVTERLRDEIRSGRWPVGSRIPTEPELCELTGTGRNTVREAVQALVHSGLIERRQGSGTYVLADSEVTGALGKYFAGAHERDVLELRQSLDVTAAGLAAQRRTADDIRELQDLLAARERAWRQADLRTAIAADIALHRGIVAASHNQVYLEFYDSLLPAIEATVFGHASATGAGFHDEHADLVAAIVAGDSDRALATARCFFDELLAGYAEADPAVG is encoded by the coding sequence GTGCAACCCGTACGCCGCAGCACCCTGATCGCGCAGGTCACCGAGCGACTCCGGGACGAGATCCGGTCCGGTCGCTGGCCGGTCGGCTCCCGGATCCCCACCGAACCGGAGTTGTGCGAGCTCACCGGCACCGGTCGTAACACGGTCCGCGAGGCCGTGCAGGCCCTGGTCCACTCCGGACTGATCGAACGCCGCCAGGGTTCGGGCACGTACGTCCTCGCCGATTCCGAGGTGACCGGCGCGCTCGGCAAGTACTTCGCCGGCGCGCACGAGCGCGACGTTCTCGAGCTACGACAGTCGCTCGACGTCACCGCCGCGGGGCTGGCCGCGCAGCGGCGGACCGCCGACGACATCCGGGAGCTGCAGGACCTGCTGGCGGCCCGCGAGCGCGCGTGGCGGCAGGCCGATCTGCGCACCGCGATCGCGGCCGACATCGCGCTGCACCGCGGCATCGTCGCGGCCAGCCACAACCAGGTCTACCTGGAGTTCTACGACTCCCTGCTGCCGGCGATCGAGGCCACCGTCTTCGGGCACGCGTCCGCGACGGGCGCCGGCTTCCACGACGAGCACGCCGATCTCGTGGCCGCCATCGTCGCCGGCGACAGCGACCGCGCGCTCGCCACCGCCCGCTGCTTCTTCGACGAACTGCTGGCCGGGTACGCGGAGGCCGATCCCGCGGTCGGCTAG
- a CDS encoding TIGR02569 family protein, which produces MSSAQPPQHVCSTFGLREVEPLALGADWDGGWRLGDVVLSPVADHARAAWSAKVRETLAVDAVRLARPVRATDGRYVVSGWRADTFLEGSPEPRHDEVVSLSLRLHAATAQLERPRFLAQPPVAPWADVDVFVAADRAAWETVPLRSARAAGALEDLSEDGARSVELIGQLASLRKPVRSPDQLVHGDLFGTVLFSGSTAPGVTDITPYWRPAAWAAGVVVVDALSWGGADEGLLGRWEDLPEWPQMLLRALLFRLAVHTLHPRSTPEALPGLERTAELVRLIL; this is translated from the coding sequence GTGAGCTCTGCACAACCGCCCCAGCACGTCTGTTCGACGTTCGGTCTCCGTGAGGTCGAACCCCTTGCGCTGGGGGCGGACTGGGACGGCGGGTGGCGCCTCGGCGACGTCGTGCTGTCGCCGGTCGCCGATCACGCCCGCGCGGCGTGGTCCGCGAAGGTGCGCGAGACGCTGGCGGTGGACGCGGTGCGGCTGGCCCGTCCGGTCCGCGCCACGGACGGCCGGTACGTCGTCTCGGGGTGGCGGGCGGACACCTTCCTCGAGGGTAGTCCCGAACCGCGCCACGACGAGGTGGTGTCGCTGTCGCTGCGCCTGCACGCCGCCACCGCGCAGCTCGAACGACCCCGCTTCCTGGCGCAGCCGCCGGTCGCGCCGTGGGCCGACGTGGACGTGTTCGTCGCCGCCGACCGGGCCGCGTGGGAGACCGTCCCGCTGCGCTCCGCCCGCGCCGCCGGCGCGCTCGAGGACCTGTCCGAGGACGGCGCCCGCAGCGTCGAACTGATCGGTCAGCTCGCGTCGCTGCGCAAGCCCGTGCGCTCACCCGACCAGCTCGTGCACGGGGACCTCTTCGGCACGGTCCTGTTCTCCGGCAGCACCGCGCCCGGCGTCACCGACATCACCCCGTACTGGCGGCCGGCGGCATGGGCGGCCGGAGTGGTCGTCGTCGACGCGCTGTCGTGGGGCGGCGCCGACGAGGGCCTGCTCGGCCGGTGGGAGGATCTCCCGGAGTGGCCGCAGATGTTGTTGCGCGCCTTGCTGTTCCGTCTCGCGGTGCACACGCTGCATCCGCGGTCGACCCCGGAGGCGCTGCCCGGCTTGGAGCGGACCGCCGAGCTGGTGCGACTGATCCTCTAG